The proteins below come from a single Magallana gigas chromosome 10, xbMagGiga1.1, whole genome shotgun sequence genomic window:
- the LOC136272242 gene encoding tripartite motif-containing protein 3-like has product MDPKGNWVQDVLRCHLCETPVPPMYCDICHIHLCKACVGEHLSDESTEHKVVPFKKRGSTTKCQNHFSKVCELFCKQCDIPICVKCASSKEHKGHEFIDVVETLENQKGIILNDLQELEKSNYPKYQEIASIIPVMKADLNENSKKLTKAIEKHEEDLCREIDTMIKKLKSDLNEMDSKYLTVLNKQENEITRTIFEIKQSIADLKKLLNSNDVSHISAYKSRNYEFRRLPPKLTATLPKFTPEKINKEQLYEQFGSLSALSIKTEEHGYTMDSPIAESSPPDRPLINVPRVITEINTEFGRNNPLRLVSCQSDEDVWTCGIDNMMRLYKLQGELMKSVQTKSGNTPYYIALTRSGDLVYTDEDDRTVNIVKNTHIQTVIRLRGWRPLSFCCTFSGDILVVVNSNNDKQTKVVRYFGSMEKQSIQYNDKGQPLYSTGFPKFICENRILDICVSEYDARAVVVVNQAGKLRFTYTGKSSSTTLRSACDIATDSQSHILIADCDNHRIHILDQDGQFLRFIDNCHLQDPWGLCVDTRDNLFVTEFYSGKVKKIQYNK; this is encoded by the coding sequence ATGGACCCCAAGGGTAATTGGGTCCAGGATGTCTTACGGTGCCATCTGTGTGAGACTCCGGTCCCtcctatgtactgtgacatttgtcacatacatctgtgtaaagcctgtgtAGGGGAGCATCTCTCAGACGAATCCACAGAACACAAAGTGGTGCCATTTAAAAAGCGGGGTTCAACTACGAAATGTCAAAACCATTTCTCAAAAGTTTGTGAACTTTTCTGTAAACAATgcgacattcctatttgtgtaaAGTGTGCTTCTTCTAAAGAACACAAAGGTCATGAATTTATTGACGTGGTGGAAACACTAGAAAACCAAAAAGGAATCATACTCAATGATTTACAAGAACTAGAGAAATCCAACTATCCTAAATATCAGGAGATTGCATCTATCATCCCGGTTATGAAAGCTGATCTGAATGAAAACTCCAAGAAACTGACAAAAGCTATTGAGAAACATGAAGAAGACTTGTgcagagaaatagacaccatgATCAAGAAACTGAAATCAGATCTTAATGAAATGGACTCCAAATATCTGACTGTACTAAATAAACAGGAAAATGAAATCACCCGCACTATTTTTGAAATCAAACAGAGCATTGCTGATCTGAAGAAGTTACTAAACTCAAATGATGTCAGTCATATCTCTGCCTATAAATCCAGGAATTATGAATttagaagattgcctcctaaactcacagctaccttaccaaaatttacccctgagaaaataaacaaagaacagctttatgaacagtttggttctctgtcagcgttatctatcaaaacagaagaacatggctacacaatGGATTCTCCTATTGCAGAGTCCTCTCCCCCAGACAGACCGCTCATTAATGTACCACGGGTCATCACAGAAATAAATACCGAGTTTGGACGTAATAATCCATTACGCCTTGTGTCATGTCAGAGTGATGAAGACGTTTGGACATGTGGTATTGACAATATGATGAGACTCTACAAACTGCAGGGTGAACTAatgaagtcagtccaaaccaagtcagggaacacTCCATACTACATAGCattgacaaggagtggggatttAGTTTATACAGATGAagatgatagaactgtgaacatagtgaagaatacacatatacagacagtgatcagactacggggGTGGAGACCTCTTAGTTTCTGTTGTACCTTTTCTGGTGACATCCTGGTTGTCGTAAACAGTaataatgataaacaaacaaaggTTGTGCGTTACTTTGGCTCCAtggagaaacaaagtattcaatacaatgacaaaggacaacctctctattcaacAGGTTTCCCTAAATTCATCTGTGAAAACAGGATCCTAGATATATGTGTGTCAGAGTATGAcgcccgtgcagtagtggtggtcaaccAGGCCGGGAAACTTCGCTTTACCTACACTGGTAAAAGCTCTAGTACTACCTTGCGAAGTGCATGCGACATCGCTACAGACAGCCAGAGTCACATCCTAATAGCAGACTGTGACaaccaccgtatccacatcctggaccaggacggacagttcctccgcttcattgacaactgtcatttacaggatccatggggtttatgtgtggacaccagggACAACCTCTTTGTGACCGAGTTTTACTCGggtaaagtgaaaaaaatccaatataacaaataa